A single Lolium perenne isolate Kyuss_39 chromosome 6, Kyuss_2.0, whole genome shotgun sequence DNA region contains:
- the LOC127309726 gene encoding vacuolar-processing enzyme-like — MARLYLPVIAVQLLLLVAGVAGGPWQEFLRPQSDKEKDVVGTRWAVLIAGSKGFENYRHQADVCHAYQIMKKGGLRDENIVVFMYDDIANNSANPRPGVIINNPNGSDVYAGVPKDYTGKDVNVKNFLAVLLGNNSALTGGSGKVVNSSQDDHIFVYYSDDGGPGVLGMPIDEDERLYANDLVTTLEKKHAAGTYKSLVFYVEAAESGSIFEGLLPANISVYATTASNAVMGSWTAYCPGEAPPEFTTCLGDLYSVAWMEDSDAHSLGNESLELQYEKVKNRAHLSPVMQYGDLALNAQNLSVFMGSSNPANHSATVGDTDNSLRQLSPAVKQRDAGLLYFWHKYRKSSEGMPEKSEARKELMEVMAHRSQVDNNVELIGGSLFGTEEGPQVLNVVRPPGQPLVDDWDCLKSMVRGFEEQCGLLRQYGMKHTRAFANMCNAGIGAEAMRKAASKACTTATPAF, encoded by the exons ATGGCACGCCTCTACTTACCTGTAATTGCTGTGCAGCTGCTCTTGCTCGTCGCCGGTGTGGCCGGCGGGCCGTGGCAGGAGTTTCTCCGCCCGCAGTCCGATAAGGAGAAGGATGTCGTTGGGACGAGGTGGGCCGTCCTCATCGCCGGCTCCAAAGGTTTCGAAAACTACCGGCACCAG GCGGACGTGTGCCATGCGTATCAAATCATGAAGAAAGGCGGGTTAAGAGATGAGAACATTGTTGTCTTCATGTACGATGACATCGCCAACAACTCCGCCAACCCCAGGCCCGGGGTCATCATCAACAATCCCAACGGCAGCGACGTGTACGCCGGAGTTCCAAAG GATTACACCGGGAAGGATGTGAATGTGAAGAACTTCCTAGCCGTCCTGCTCGGCAACAACTCGGCGCTCACCGGCGGCAGCGGCAAGGTCGTCAATAGCAGCCAGGACGACCACATTTTTGTGTATTACTCCGACGATGGCGGTCCAGGGGTGCTTG GTATGCCAATCGATGAGGATGAGAGGCTGTATGCCAATGACTTGGTGACAACTCTTGAGAAgaagcacgctgccggaacgtacAAGAGCCTGGTATTCTATGTAGAGGCGGCTGAATCCGGGAGCATATTCGAGGGCCTCCTGCCGGCCAACATCAGCGTCTACGCCACCACAGCCTCTAACGCGGTAATGGGCAGCTGGACCGCCTACTGCCCAGGCGAGGCCCCTCCAGAGTTCACGACCTGCCTGGGTGATCTCTACAGCGTCGCGTGGATGGAGGACAGCGATGCGCATAGCCTTGGTAACGAGTCCCTCGAGCTGCAGTACGAGAAG GTGAAGAATAGGGCCCACTTGTCACCTGTGATGCAGTACGGTGATCTGGCTCTGAATGCTCAGAACCTCTCCGTGTTCATGGGCTCCTCCAATCCTGCCAACCACAGCGCCACGGTCGGTGACACAGATAATTCACTCAGGCAGCTTTCCCCTGCCGTGAAACAGCGTGATGCCGGTCTTCTTTACTTCTGGCATAAG TACCGGAAATCGTCCGAGGGAATGCCCGAGAAAAGCGAGGCACGGAAGGAACTGATGGAGGTGATGGCGCATAGGTCTCAGGTGGATAACAACGTCGAGCTCATCGGCGGCAGCCTTTTCGGCACAGAGGAAGGTCCCCAAGTTCTCAATGTCGTACGCCCGCCCGGCCAGCCTCTGGTTGATGACTGGGACTGCCTCAAGTCTATG GTACGCGGCTTTGAGGAGCAATGTGGGTTACTGCGACAGTATGGAATGAAGCATACACGGGCATTTGCCAACATGTGCAACGCCGGCATTGGGGCCGAGGCCATGCGCAAGGCCGCGTCCAAGGCCTGCACAACTGCTACTCCTGCGTTCTGA